CTGGCTCCCTCACTTCATTCAGGATGccactcaaatgccacctcctcagaagGGCCTCCCTGACCTCCTCCTCTAAAATAGCATCCCATCCCCATCTCCCTACCCTGCTGGCTTTTTCTTCATAATATTTCTTACCACCTgacattattttatagatttatttacttgtttatggTCTGTCTCTCGTACTAGAGTGtctgctccctgaggacaggcacTTTGTCTGTTTGCTCTCTGCTAAATCTCCAGTGCTGCACACAGTGCCAGAAACCTAGTATCTATTGAATGAAATGTTAGTCATTGATTGATAGATATAAATGTGgatggcaggaaggaagaaatagcagagaggaagaagagagcaaAGTAGGGGAGAGGAGAACTTTAGAGCCACGTCCCCCGTGGCCAAGCCCCCACTCACAGGATATAGGCGATGACCCCAATGGACCAGCAATCCACCGCCTTGCTGTAGGGCTTCTGGGCCAGCACCTCAGGGGCTGTGGAGGGAAGGGGATATATTGGTGACAAATCTCTGCCCTGCAGCTCTTGGTTCCTCCCCAACCCGCagtcccagcccagagccctccGCACCCACGTATCCTGGGGTCCCGCAGGCCGTGGAGAGCACACTGCTGGGGTCCTCCATCTTGGAGAGTCCAAAGTCGGAGATCATGATCTTGGAGTCTTCATCCAGGCTGTAGTACAGCAGATTCTCtggctgggagggtgggagggcgggGAAGGGACAGTCAGAGATGGCCAGAAGCCAGGAGAACTTTCTAACTCCCCAAGCACCCCCTGAGAAACAGCGGGTCCCCCAGAAGCCACTGTGGCTTCACAGCTGCTTCACATGGTTGGAATACAATAATAGCACAATTCACCTTTGTGTCCACTTGAGTGTCTGAGCTGGAGTGGGGCGCGGGCAGCTTAGGGCTTACAGGGTCATTTTTGCAGATGGGAAGCCAAGGCTCAGCAAGGGGGTGAGAGGTGCCTAAGATCCCACAGGAGTTTGCAGAAGCCCCACCCCTGGGTGCCCCAGCTCCCCAcacaccctcaccccccaccttGAGGTCCCGGTGTACGATGCCCAGGTCGTGCAGGTACTTGACGGCATCCAGCACCTGGAAGATGAGGCGGCTGGCATCCCGCTCTGTGTAGAAGCCTTTTTCCACAATTCGGTCAAACAGCTCTCCGCCCGACACCCTGCATCCGGGAACAGAGCAGTCGCCAAGAgagcaggggaggcagagaggccagggcGGGGGCAGCGGGGAGAGGTGTGAAGCAGGGGCTGGGCCACTCACAGCTGCATGATGAGGTAGAGGTGTCCCCCACTCTCGTAGATGTCGTCCAGGGCTACAATGTTGGGGTGCTTGATCCTGAAAGGAGAAGTCAGTTGGTTCAGAGCTGAGGACAGCTCAGCCACCTTCCCACCCTCATCTTGAAGACCATCGCCTGCAAACCTGGGTAGAACAAATCAATGATCTGGGTCCCAAACGGAAAAGCTGATTTACCATGATTTATTATAGTGtagcaggagcaggagggcacAGAGGTTAACACTGGGCTCTGGCACTGGACAGACCTGGGTCCTCATCTGCCTCTGCCTCatgctgggggatgggggggcaAGTCTTTTCAGCACCTCATAGCACTGATCAGTATATGATTTTAACATCTGTGTTTATAAATTTGTCAGCCTCCCCACTGGAACATCATCCTCATGAGACTGGGAGCCTTAACCTGCTCACCATTGTTCCTCCAGCACCGGGTGCAGAGAAGCTGCTCACCAGTAGTCATTGAATTGAGtgtaacccctctgagcctcagtgtcttcatctgtaatatGAAGCCAATGAGAGTACTTCTCTCAGAGTGCTGGGGTGAGGATCACTTGAGAAAATGCAGGTAAGAATcttggcacagtgtctggcacacagtaaacactcagtaaatgaaCCAGTGATGGTGACTGAGTTTGATGGAAGATCTGGCTCTGCCAcagacttgctgtgtgaccttgggcaagttaagtccgctgccctctctgggcctcaatctCCATGACCAATAGTGGAAATGATTATTTCATCCCTGCCCAGGGTGGTTGGAAAGCTCAGGGGAGAGGCTGGAAGTGAAGATTGTATATAAGCTTTACAGCGAGGGCAGCAGGTTTCCCATCAGCATGATCAATTCAGAGACCACGTGGTTGTTGATTGAGTCAGGGCGCCAGCAGACAGGCATTTTTAAACTTGCTGAGTGTTTTAATATGTGGGGAGAACGTGAGGTAGATCTAGAGACAACATCAGTTGAGATAAATGGGTTCAAGATAAGGTCAAGGATTGACTTTTAGATCTGATTGGACTTTAAATTACGGTAAATAAGCAGTGGCATCTCAGTCACATCTGTCATGTTAGCTGTTGTGCCAGGCACTTGGAATAAAGGACCTCTGATGCGCTCTACACCCCTACCAAGTGGAGATTATGACCCCATTTTACACACGAGcaatttgaggctcagagaggttagatgATTGGCCCAAAGCACAGGTAGGAGGAGAACGGGAGGGGTTAGGACAGGGACAGGACGTGGGCCACGCACTTGTGCAGGACAGCGATCTCATTCTCCATGCTGCCCTCCTTGCCCTCCAGAGCCTTCTTGGCGATACATTTGATGGCCACCAGCTTCTGAGTCCTCTTGTCTTCCGCCAGGATCACCTCCGAGAAGGCCCCTCTGCAGGGAAAGGGATTCATGAGGTGGGAAACTGGGACCTCAgcttccctccagcctctcctccatccctctaTGGGTTATGTGACCACCCTCAGACCATGGAGGTGGGGTGCGCCTCCTTCCCTGACTCATTCACCACCCTGGTGTCAGAAGTGACCCAGCCTAGCCAATCAGAGTAGTCTATCCCCTGGCCACAGTAATTGGGTCCTGTGATGTAAGCCAGGTTACTGGCACTTTGAGAACGAGGTAGGTGCTCTTTCCTGCTAAGCTACTAGGATGTAAACCTGGAGCATCTTTGCTATCACTGGGGGAGACCCTGcttgagaatgaagccaacacaaAGGAAATCAGAGCTGAGAAACAGTCAAAGACAATTTCCTGATAACATCATGTGAGCCCCTGGATTCAGCCGTTCCTAAAGTTTACCCACTAGGCTTTTTATTATGTGCATGACAGATTCATTCCTTTCTCTGCAGAAGCCAATTTGAGTCATGGCTTATTTAACTCCCTTTAGAACAATGAAGAAccatcaacatcacctgggaactatTTAGAAGTGTggagtctcaggccccacccaccctagacatattaaatcagaatctgccttttaacaagATCCTCTGGTGTATGctcactgaagtttgagaagtgctTCTAACAGGCTCTTAGAAAGGAACAAACACACTCACTTGCATTAAAGTTCACTGATTAAGAAGAGTTTACTAGAGTATTCTTTCGAGGACTCTTTGCTTTCCCTGGGTTAAGAAGTCATAAAGAAAATCATCTCTCATGGTGAAATCTCAATCATCAGAATAACTAGTGACTGTAATAGCCTGACTGCTGATTTCTGGTCTTGTCCATCTCCAACTGAATTGCAAATCTACCAAAAAGTCTTAAATGTCTTCCTATGGCTTGTAGGATTAAGTCCAGTCTCCTTAGCTTGGCTTTCAAGGCCTTATATgacctgttttctctctcttctcagcctCTTCTTTCAcacttctcccagcctctgatTATAAGCTCCACCAGACTTTACCTCTTTCTGCACATAACatgcctctgagcctttgcttatgctattccttctgcctggaatgccttctcCCTCTCTGACAAGTGCACTCCTACCCATCCTTCAGTCCCCAGCTCTAATGGCCCCTTCTCCAGAAAGTTTTTCCCCACACAGAAGCCACTGCTGTCTCTGGGCTCAACAAAGTCCACATTCCCGACTTTAGCTGGAACACAGCCCACACCCTGTTGTCATTTTCCATGCGTCTGTCTCCCTCACGTGTTTGGGATCAACTTGAGGGGCAAAGATCAGGTTTGAGTCATTTCTGGATTCCTACAGCTGAGAAAAGAGCCATGCCCAGCTTCAGTTCCAAAACCTAGGCCAGAAACCCCAGTTCTTGGCAACAAGTTTCAAAAACTGGCTCCTTCATTCTCTTCTACTTTCTTCTCTTCACAGGAACCCAGAGCTGTGGCAAGAGCAGCTCCTGTTCCACCCCCTGTCAGCCAGAAGTGAAAAGCCAGGGCCAGTCAGGCCATTCAGGGCCACCATGGGGCCTGGAAACAGGAAGCAGTGATCAACTGACCAGAGGAAGTACCACCCTGGACTCAGCCACCCCAGCCATCCAGGCCCAGGAGTgaggcccttccccacccctacccccgccCCAACCCACCAGCTCAGGGACGATTCCCTCTTTGCTCCTGCCCTGAGACTCACGTTCCCAGAACATCACGGAAGTCGTAAATGTCCCTAATGTTCTCCGCCTGCTTCCAGATGGGGCCTTCCACTGTCCCTGGCATGGCCCACTGCCCCCTGGCCACAGCCAGGGCTCCTGGGAAGGGGAATGGAAGAAGGCTCAGTGGGGCCCAGCCTTGTTCGTGGGAACTCGCTGGGGGCCCCATTCGGCCATTCAGCCCACATGTATTCACTCCTTGAgtcattcatttgacaaaaatcattcaacaaacattcattcactcactagTCATTTCTTCACTCAGCAACATCCATTCAGCATAACCTTATCCGTAGAGGAAAATCCTTCCGGGTGGCAGCAAAATTCTTTACTCAACaaagtcactcattcattcatttattcagctcACCTTCCAGTTTCTCACTCTCCAAATCCAAACACTCGGGGGACACTGACCTCTGGAAGGCCAGCAGAGAAGACCCCAGAGCAGCTTGTAGAAACACACAGCCCTGAATGTCCCCCCGTCCCCAGAACTAGCGATGTCCTAGCCCCACCCTGGGTATCGCAGGggtgtctcctctccctcctcctgcctgccagGCCTCTCAGAAATCAGGTTTCCGGCAGCCTAGCCTTCCAGCAATAACTCAGCCACGTTTTAAAATAGCTCCTTCTGCACTGTTACCACAGCAACAGCAGCCACAGCTGGAGCTCCCCAGGCCTCCTGttaccccctctccctcctgactCCCCATCTGGGTCCCAGCAGCCTAAGAAATGGTCCTGCCCAACCTGTCCCCTCCTGGCTTCATCTCACCCTGATCCAGCCTGTACTTCTCTCCACTGAGACCTCTTTCAACCAGCAGTAGAGGGTGAGATTTCTCTCCCCATTTATCAGATGGAGAATGGAGAGACTGAGGGCGGCCATGGATAGGGTCTGGGTCCAGAGTTGCCCAATGACACCCTAGCTAAGCTTGCTGAAGGCAAAGGCCTTGGAGGGGGCTGCCCTTAGTTGGTCCTTCCAATTTGCAGACTGGGACCCATCCAGAAAACAGCCTCTCAGCCCCATCGCAGGCTTGCAGAGAGGCCAAAACAGAGCCCAGCGTGCCATGTGACCAGGGAGGgcactttccttctctgtttcttctgtggGAAAATTCAGGAAAAGTACCCTGACTAGAGCCCCTGGTGTGAGATTGCACTCCCTGAATGGGACTTTGTtcccagggttgggggaggctggCCACCCATCCCAGGGACAGAAACTTATAGGAAAGGAGACTTTATGGCAATATCTGAAGGCAGAGTTTTAAAACTCACCTGGAGGCCTAGCAAATATGACCCTCACAGTTCTACACATATCCCTATGTCCAGATACATCACACCAAAATTTATCCACACCCCTGAACCCAAATACCTGCCCCCAGATCCAGCACATTCCATCCCCAGATACTCTGACACCTGATCATACATGCACGCCAGGACATCCGCACTCACATCCAAACACACTCCCCAAGACCTCTCTCTCACACCCCGAAACACACATCCTCACACACCTTAGCAAGATCAcacctagacacacacacacacccctcacctgTATACCAGACCTTCCAGATTCATTCATATGCTTCACCCTCCAGCTCCTGTACACCTAGAAGCTCTTAAACTCCGAATCCAACCCCAACTCCTTAAACACCTAACTCCAAATATCCTCAGTATACAATTGTATACCCTCCAACTCTGACTTCCTACCCTTTGAACCAGATACCAGCACACACAACACCTGGACACACGTCTGCGACAAAAATACTGATTCCCAGACATCCCCACCCGGACAGATACCCTTACACATCAGCATACCTCAGCTTCATATCTGATTCACTCTCCTGTGCTAAGACTCGCATACCAAAACACAGCCCCCACACATCCGCACCCCCAAATGCCCAGTCCTTCCACATTCAGGCCCTGCTGAATGCagacacacagccctccccacccctccccaccttcttcttTTACCCAGTTTCCCACCGGCCGCCTGGCACCTGCTGGGCCTGGGACAGAGGTGGGGAAGaaaggcccagctctgcccatcTGGAGGCCAGCACACCCAGGCACCCCCTCCCATCCTTGGGGGAAGGCACCAGCGGCTGAGAGGTCCCGCCGCCCGTCACTGCCCCGGGTCGGGGCGGCGCGGCTCCCAGGCTGTACCTGCGGCTGCCCGGCCGCGGGGCTGGCTGGGAAGCCCGAGTTGGCTGGTGCGGAGCTCCGGACGCCCGCCGCCGCTGCTGCGCGCCCGGCCCGCCTGCCCGCTCTCTCGCTGGGGCTCGGTTCGGGCTCGGctggctccctcctcccgccTGCGGCTCTGATGTCAGTGGAGGAGGAGCCTGCGCCGGAGGGACTAGGGACTGGGAGGTGAGGCTCCGCTccggggctggggaaggggtgcagggggcggggggagcccaAGGAACCCTTAGTTCAGGTCCTGTCCTCCGCTGGACTCTTCCCAACCTTCGTCTCCCGACAGGGTCCCAGTTTCACAGAAGGaacaactgaggcacagagagatgaagggTTCAAAATCAGCAGTTGGTCAGAAGCGGAATCGAATTCGAGCCCGTCTGTGTGGTGCAGGAAGCTGGCCAGTTTCACCCTTTGGCCTCGCTGAGTTTCTTTCAGACCGGTTCTGGGATCTCCTTTAGGGAAGGGCTCTATCCACCCCTTCCCCCCGGCCCCCGCCACGCGAATTACGCCCTGGGAAGGGTTTAGGAGACTGATGGAGGTGGAGGGATGAGATAGTAGGGAAAGGACTAGGCAAGAGTTGGCAATGAAGAGAATTGAGGCAGTCGTGGGAGAGGACCCCATTTGACAGGCTTGAAAACTGAAGCCCGAAGTCCCTCTCTGAGGCAGAGCTAAGGCTTAATTCCCTACACCTGCCAGGCGAAACCGGTGTGGTGCCCTgagggactggggctgggaggggagggggaggagggagagttaAATCAGGATCCCAGAGGAAGCGGCCAAGGATGACCACGTGACTGGGTAGGCGCCAGGGGCCGGTGGCTCGGGGCCAGGTTAGGGAGGGGAAGCAGGCTCCTGGGGCGGCAGGCAGTGGGCCAAGGGACTTGACCGAAGTCCTCTTGTGCAAAGCCTTCCTTGGGAAGAAGTGGGGGAGCAAGTCCTAAGAAGTAGCGGTGGGGCCAGAGAAGGCTTGTTGCTGAagacccaccccctccacctccatcacCTCCCAGTGCTGctcccaggcttgaagtcctGCATTTTCCTGCTGGAGATGGGGAAACGACAATGcttactccaactcagtttcaACTGGTTTTCCCCTCTCTTATCTTCAGGACTATGTCTGAGAAAGGTCCGTTTATTAGGCCCATTTCACAGTGAGAGGGGAGGATGGCTGAGGTTCCCGGAAAGGCTTTAGAGACTGACTTATCTGAGTCACacttttacctctctgagccttaatttcttcgtttgaaaaatggaaatattgatGACTGACTTAGAATTCTCCTGAGAATTCTAGGagataatggatgtgaagtgCCTGGAATACCATTGGGGTTCAAAATATGACAGGTAGACTTTACTTTTACTTTAgtgtaaactgaggctcagagaagggaccTGATTCATCCAGGGACAGGTGCTAAGGGACAATTTCCATCCCCCAAGTCTCATTGCCACAGGCTAGATTCTTTCACTTGTCAAGTAAGAGAATTCCAAACTAAGCCAGCTTCACCAAAGAGAAACCTATGGCTCACTATGACAGAGGCAAGACTGAAGGAAGGACACCGTGGATCAGGGTCTGAGACTGGAGTTGGAGACACAGTACTCACAGGATTTGCTTTCTCTCACCTCTCcttgtctccatttctctttaCACCTTGGCTTCCTCTCCCCTGCAGAGTGATCTCTACCTGGCAGGAAGCCTGGTATGAAGCAGTCCTGGCTTTCCAGCTGAGCCGGGCCAAAGGAGAGCTACACCCAGTTTCACGTGTGTCAGTCTCAGGAAGGACTCTGATGGGCTCTGCTGGAGCAACATGCCTACCCCTTTACCCCCATAACTGTTGGCTGGGGAGTGAGGTACTGTACCGGGTAAGTGCGCTTTAATGGTCAGCCACACTAAAATCACAAGGACTGAAGACGGCTATCTTGCCTAAAGGAAATAGCAGTGCTGGGCGGGCACTACTAACAAATccatcccagccctgctcccatcAGTCAGACAAAAAGTGGTAATGTATTTTGGTACATGTTCTTCCAGACTTTTTTGGATGCGTGTACAGCTTCGCATTTCCTCCTACAGCTCCCACCCCCAGTGAGCATATTTCAAGGTACGAAAACAAAAAGTGAGTCAAGGAAAGTCAAATatataggggggaaaaaagaaaaaaaaattaaaggaaataatcccCTTCTCCCCTTTGCTATTAAAACATGACAAAACAGCTCAGACATCTCTATCAATTCTTGAACCCAACAGAATATAAGCCATTAGAGGAGTGAATAATTTTTCAACactagagaaaatggaagaaatcatgagggaaagaaagatggacaggtttatttacaaaacatgaaagtatttttaactttaatttctgttgctggaaataaattaaaaaaaaaaagaaagaaagaaaggaaaaaaacctgctCTACTCTAAAATCATAGCTAACGGTAAAAGGCAAACTTCAGACTGGGGAAATGTTTTACAGACAATGGGTTAGTATTTCTATTATGTAAAGAACACATAAAGTTGATAAGAGACTAAGAACCCAATAAATGGTCAAAGGAGACAGATGAAACACAATGACAATGGAATATTCTCTACCTCATAAGTAGTCAAGGAAGtgcaaactaaaaaaaagaagccatttATAGCCTTTcaaatttgaagtttaaaaaactgGTAACACTAAAAGCTGGTGTTAGTGTGAGCAATGGATATTTCTACATTTCTGGTGAGAATATGACCTGCtaaatgtcttttttggaaaGCGGTTTGGCAGTATGCATCAAAGGCTTAAATGATGTCCACGCCTTTTGACCCAGGAATTCCTCTTTTGGGAATCAATTTCAGGGAAATAATCCAAAATTAGAACAAAGCTGTACTCTCCAAGatgtttgaagaaatatttttataacagcaGAATTTAGAAGAGATCACCCAGAAGGGAATGATTAAAAAACATAAGGTGCATCCATCAGATGTAATACATTTCACAGCTCGTAAATTGATGGTAATGCAACCtacttaaaaacaggaaaaaagtgcGTATAATGTTAAGCAGGTGTGCAGTTTGATAACTTCAATGTAAAACGCAAACCACAAATTATTCATAGCAAAGAGCGGAGAGGAACACCACAGATGTTAACAATGGTCAGAGAATTATctgatttggttttgtttcttttacttctctctaCATGTTTGAATTCTCCACACATTTTTTGTTGAGTAATACTAACTTTATAATCagaaagtcacttaaaaaaattataccaaaagCAGTGGGTGTGTACCAATTTGATgttcagttatttaaattatattttaacaacaacaaagaaatagaatggatttaaatgtattcatcacatcttttcatttttgctgttgaGACAGTAATGGTGCATTGGAAtgtttggagtcagacagatctagGTTTAAACTCCAGCTCTATCCTCTTACCAGCTGTGGGAACTTGGACAAATCATTTCACGGCTcggagcctcaatttcctcatgtaGAACGTGGCATTACACCAATAGTCATACCTACTTTGTAGGCTTATTTTGAGGATGAGACAACTTAGAAAGTGCCTTTCACCCAGTAGGCTAGTTCTCCTGTTGTCTCTTGGGTTCCCAACACATACttggtacacagtaggcactcagtaggAAATGAGACCCAGGAgaagagttttcttcttttcgAGGCATCAGCTGCCCTAGGACAGCTGCTTTCAATCTGGTTTCTCTTTCCATTCCTGAAGCCCCGCAAGTTCTGGTCAAGCTCCAAATCTGGGATTTCCCTTCCGCCTTCCTGGTACCGACCCCTGCTCCTCACCCTCTCAGGAGCAGCCTGTCTTAAAAGGCTCAGAGTTCCCTTTAATATTTACCAGACCTCATGATTTCTCTTGGCTGACACAGGCATCTTCTGGGGCAGTGATTCTACAACTTTTGTCTGATTCTCACCCACAATACGTACAATTTGTACGTGGTGGTGCtggcaggcccagagagggacgTTTAGAACAGGGCATCCAAAGTCTGAGCCCTGGCTGACAAGGCTGGCTCAGTACTGTCTGTCCGATCCGGCCCTTCCCCTTTCTGTAttctagtttcctcatctgtaaaataagggtagTAGGATTACCACGCTTTCAGAATCCTTGACTTCAGAGTAAAACCCATGTTCCTTAACCCGCCATTCAGAGCCTGTCCCAGCCTGGTCTCAACCTACTTTCAGCCTCATctctcatccttccctccccctccccacacccagggctCCAGTCACACTCAAGTTCTCACCTCTCTCTAAGCAGGCCAGCTGTTCGCTCCTCTGGGCCTTGCCAATCCTTTTGTTTGGAAtgtcttctgcagcttcctttcCACATCCTCCCTGAAGGCTTTCCTGACCCTCTAGGCCGTTCTTCAGCCGTCCTCTGTCTCAGGTCCCTGCAGCTTTTGTACATTCGTCTGTTATTGTTTTCATTGCCTTGTGCTTTGATTGTCGGCCCAGCTGTCTCCCCATCTTGGAAACGTTAGTCACCTACTTAGCTCTCAGCCACGGCAACAGGGTCACTGAGTAAGGAAACGGAACTATGAATAAGGAAATGCAGGCAAGTCGATGGGGTGAATAAATGAACTAGGTGAGTGAAGAGAAGAAATGATGACTGAGTTAATACGTGAGTGAGTTATGGTCCATTTGTGCTTA
This Camelus ferus isolate YT-003-E chromosome 17, BCGSAC_Cfer_1.0, whole genome shotgun sequence DNA region includes the following protein-coding sequences:
- the CAMK1 gene encoding calcium/calmodulin-dependent protein kinase type 1 isoform X1, coding for MGGGAWVCWPPDGQSWAFLPHLCPRPSRCQAAGGKLGALAVARGQWAMPGTVEGPIWKQAENIRDIYDFRDVLGTGAFSEVILAEDKRTQKLVAIKCIAKKALEGKEGSMENEIAVLHKIKHPNIVALDDIYESGGHLYLIMQLVSGGELFDRIVEKGFYTERDASRLIFQPENLLYYSLDEDSKIMISDFGLSKMEDPSSVLSTACGTPGYVAPEVLAQKPYSKAVDCWSIGVIAYILLCGYPPFYDENDAKLFEQILKAEYEFDSPYWDDISDSAKDFIRHLMEKDPEKRFTCEQALQHPWIAGDTALDKNIHQSVSEQIKKNFAKSKWKQAFNATAVVRHMRKLQLGTSQDGQGQTASHGELLTSAAGGPAAGCCCRDCCVEPGPELPPTMPPTLPPQL
- the CAMK1 gene encoding calcium/calmodulin-dependent protein kinase type 1 isoform X2 — its product is MPGTVEGPIWKQAENIRDIYDFRDVLGTGAFSEVILAEDKRTQKLVAIKCIAKKALEGKEGSMENEIAVLHKIKHPNIVALDDIYESGGHLYLIMQLVSGGELFDRIVEKGFYTERDASRLIFQVLDAVKYLHDLGIVHRDLKPENLLYYSLDEDSKIMISDFGLSKMEDPSSVLSTACGTPGYVAPEVLAQKPYSKAVDCWSIGVIAYILLCGYPPFYDENDAKLFEQILKAEYEFDSPYWDDISDSAKDFIRHLMEKDPEKRFTCEQALQHPWIAGDTALDKNIHQSVSEQIKKNFAKSKWKQAFNATAVVRHMRKLQLGTSQDGQGQTASHGELLTSAAGGPAAGCCCRDCCVEPGPELPPTMPPTLPPQL